Within Sulfurimonas sp. hsl 1-7, the genomic segment GGTGCCAAAAAGATTATTATTGTACCGCCGGGGACACAAGTTGTTGACACAGAAACAGGTGAAGTACTTCTTGACCTTGTAAAAGACGGTGAAGAGTTTAGATTTTTAGAAGGTGGAAAAGGTGGACTTGGTAATACACACTTTAAATCACCGACAAATCAAAGACCGACATATGCACAGCCTGGACAAAAGGGTGAAACTCGTTCTATAAAACTAGAGTTAAAACTGATCGCTGATGTTGGACTTGTAGGATTCCCTAATGTTGGAAAATCTACTTTAATCTCAACTGTATCAAACGCACGTCCAGAGATCGCAAACTATGAATTTACGACATTGACACCAAAACTGGGTCAAGTAAACATTGGTGATTATGAGTCGTTTGTTATGGCAGATATTCCTGGAATTATCGGTGGGGCTCATGAGGGGAAAGGTTTAGGGATTCAGTTCTTACGTCATATTGAAAGAACTAAAACACTTCTGTTTATGATTGATCTTGCTTCATACAGAGACTTAAAAGAGCAGATCGATGTTTTACGTCAAGAAGTGGCAGCATTTTCTGAAAAACTCGGTACTTCAAAATATGCTATCGCATTAACACGTGTAGATATTATTGCTCCGGATGATGTGAATGAACTTGTAAGTAGTTTTATAAAAATGATGGATCTTGAACCTAGTAAACATAGTGAATTTGATTTTGATAAAAACTTACCGTATTATATTCAAGAAACTGTTGATGAAACATTAGGGTACGATAGAGAAAAACCATACTTTATTTTACCGATATCTTCAGCAATCAATAAAAATATAGAGGGTTTAAAATACGCTCTATTTAATCTTGTACAAAGTGATAGAAAAGAGTAATGAAACGAATTGTAGTTAAGGTTGGTAGTGCAGTTTTAACACAAGATGGTGAAATCGCATTAAATAGAATGAAAGCTTTAGTTGCTTTTTTAGCGGAATTAAAAAAAGAGCATGAAGTAATTTTAGTCTCATCGGGTGCTGTTGCAGGCGGGTATACAAAACTAAAACTAGACAGATCTGTTTTGGCAAATAAACAAGCTCTTGCTGCGATAGGGCAGCCTGTACTCTTACAAAGATATGCACATAAATTTGAAAAGTACGGAATTATCACGGCACAAGTTTTAGTTACGGCTGCAAACTTGTCTCGTGAAAGTGAGATACAAAAAATTAAAAACACTGTTGATACATTAATAGCAAACGATGTCATTCCAATCGTGAATGAAAATGATGCTACAGCAACAGAGGAGCTTGAAGTAGGGGATAATGACCAACTATCAGCTTATATGACAAAACATACAAATTCAGATATGTTAATTATCCTTTCTGATATAGATGCATATTATGACAAAGACCCTAGAAAACATGATGATGCACAAAAACTAAAAGTTGTTCATGATATATCTGAAGAAGAATTGACAAAAGATGTAACACCAAACAATATTTTTGCAACGGGTGGCATAGTGACTAAACTTAAAGCTGCCTCTTATCTGCTAAACAGTGATATAGATATGTTTTTAGCAAGTGGGTTTGATCTTGGTGACGTTAAAAATTTTATGCTTGAAAAAAATCATATCGGTGGAACTTTATTTACAAAAGGTATATAATGAATGTAATTTTTATGGGAACGCCATCTTATGCAGATGAGATTCTTAAAGAGCTTATTGCTGATCAAGAGATTAATGTAGTAGCTGTATATACACAACCCGATAAACCGGTTGGTAGAAAAAAAGTTTTAACGCCCCCACCTGTAAAAGTTACAGCTGAACAAGCAGCTATTGATGTATATCAACCGACACGCTTAAGAGATGAAGAAACAGTAGAAGAGCTTTTAAAAATAGAATGTGATTACATAGTTGTCGCTGCTTATGGTCAGATACTTCCTAAAGCAGTTTTAGAACATGCTCCATGCATCAATCTACATGCTTCAATACTTCCACAGTACAGAGGTGCAAGTCCAATTCAACAAACCCTTTTAAACGGTGACAATAAAACAGGTGTTACTGCTATGCTTATGGATGAGGGGCTAGATACCGGAGATATTATCAAGATTGAAGAGATCGAAGTACCCGCTGATGAGATGGTAGAAACACTTTTTGAGCGATTAACTGAGACAGCAACCTCTTTAACTATAGATGTGTTAAAAAACTTTGAGAACTACCCAGCTGTAAAACAGGATGAATCACTTTCAACACACTGTACGAAAATTACAAAGGCTGAGGGAGAAGTCATTTTTGATGATGCACAAGTACTTTATAATAAATATCGTGCATTTACACCATGGCCGGGGATCTATTTAGAGAGTGGATTAAAACTCAAAAATCTTTCTTTAGTTGAAATAGAATCAACAAACGATTCAGGAAAAATATTAGAAGTTAAAAAAGAGAGCATTATTGTAGGATGTACTAAAGGTTCTTTAGAGATATTCAGTGTACAACCTCAGTCAAAAAAAGAGATGAGCGTAATCTCTTACATTAACGGTCAAAGGATAGGTGTTGAAGATACTTTATCTTGATGAAGTTGACTCTACACAAAAATATTTAAAAAAACTAATACAAAATTCTACACCTGATTTACCTATAGCAGTTTCATCTGAGAGCCAGACTAACGGTATAGGAAGTCGTAACAATTCATGGAGCGGTATTTCAGGCAATCTATTTCTCTCTTTTGCTCTTCCTTTTAAAGAGTTGCCGAATGATCTAAAACTTGAATCTGCTTCTATCTACTTTGCTTATCTTTTAAAAGAAACATTAGCCGAAAGTGGTTCAAAAGTATTTATAAAATGGCCTAATGATTTTTATCTCAATGAAAAAAAAATCGGGGGAATGATTACAACTATTGTAGAAGATTACTTGATTTGCGGTGTAGGATTAAACTTAGTGGCAGCACCGCAAGGGTTTGAAAAAATCGACATAAAGATAGAGAAAAAAGTGTTGCTTGAAAACTATTTCAAAAAAGTTGAAAAAAAAGTTTTATGGAAGAAAGTTTTTAGCAAATATAGGTTAGAATTTCACAAGAATAATAAATTTTTTGTGCATGTAAATGAGAAAAAAGTTTCTTTAAGTAATGCCATACTTGAAGCTGATGGAAGTTTAAATATTGATGGTGAGAGGATATACAGTCTAAGATGAGTGAAGTAATAGTAATAGCAAATCAAAAGGGTGGGGTTGGAAAAACTACAACTGCAGTAAATCTTGCAGCTTCACTCGCTGTTGCTGAAAAAAAAGTTTTATTGATCGACTCTGATCCTCAAGCAAATGCAACAACATCATTAGGGTTTCATAGAAATGATTATGAGTTTAATATTTATCATGTGCTTATTGGTGCAAAGAAACTCAAAGATATCATTTTAAAATCTGATCTTCCAACTTTACATCTTGCTCCTTCTAACATTGGTTTAGTTGGAATAGAGAAAGAGTACTATGATGCTGATAAAGCAAGAGGACGTGAGCTTGTTCTTAAAAAAGCTATCGCTCATGTTAAAAAAGATTATGACTATATTATTATAGATTCACCACCGGCACTTGGACCGATGACAATCAATGCACTTTCAGCATCAAACTCTGTAATTATTCCGATTCAATGTGAATTTTTTGCATTGGAAGGTTTGGCACAGTTATTAAATACTATTAAACTGGTAAGAAAATCAATCAATCCTAAGTTGAATATCAAAGGTTTCGTACCGACAATGTATTCATCGCAAAACAACTTGTCAAAACAAGTATTTGCAGACCTAAAACAACATTTTAAAGGGAAACTTTTTACTGATGATGAAAGTAAATATATAGTAGTTCCGAGAAATGTAAAACTGGCAGAGTCTCCATCGTTTGGAAAGCCTGCAATTTTATATGATGTAAAATCAATAGGTTCAATTGCATACCAAAATTTAGCGCAAGCAATAATAAAATAGAAAAAAGGGGAGTTCAAAAGTGAAAAGTCAAAAACTTGGTCGTGGATTAGATGCACTTTTAGGAGAGATAGATGAAGCTTATGAGAATGAAGGTTCTCATAGAGATGCAATCTTAGAAATTCCTGTTAAAAGTATCCGTCCTAATCCTTACCAACCAAGAAAACATTTTGATGAAGATGCTTTACATGAACTTGCCGATTCTATTAAAAACGATGGATTAATTCAACCAATCGTAGTAAAAGAAGATGATTTAGAAGGATATGTTCTTATTGCAGGAGAGAGACGTTTCCGTGCTTCCAAACTTGCAAAAATGAAAGAGATTAAAGCGATTATCTTAAATTCTGATGAATATAAAATGCGTAAGTTTGCTCTTATTGAAAATATTCAACGTGAAGAGCTTAACTCTGTAGAACTAGCAGAAGCTTACGGAGAACTTTTAAAACTTCATGAATTAACACATGATGAACTCTCTGGTATGATCCATAAAAGTAGAGCACATATTACAAATACATTACGTTTGCTGCAACTTTCAAAAAAAACACAAAAAGCTCTTATTGAAAAAAGTATCTCAGCTGGACATGCAAAAGTACTTGTCGGCTTAGATGATAAAGAGCAAGAATTAATTGTAAATTCTATTATCGGTCAGAAATTAAGCGTACGTGAAGTTGAATCTATGATTAAGAATAGAAAGCAAAATTTAGAGAAAAAGCCTACTACAACAGAAAAAATCTCGTATGACTTTTCTAATTTACAAGAAAAATTTGACACGTTTAATTTTAATTATAAAACTTCTGCAAATAAGCTAACTATCGAGTTTTCGTCCGAAGATGAGATTCGTGAATTTTTGTCACATTTATCGTAATTTCTGCAAAAAAAATATTTTTTTTATAAATTTAACTATCCTTTCAATTTAATAATAGTATAATCTCGCAACTTTTAGGAGGTGCTATGTTAGATATAAATCCAATGTTACTTTTGGCTACATTTGTTGTATTTGTTTCGCTTATAGCCGTTCTAAATAGTTGGCTTTATAATCCATTGTTTGGCTTTATGGACAAACGTGATGAAGATATCAAGAAAGACCTTGAAAAAGTAGGTTCGAATGATGCTGAAATCGCTGAGTTACAGGCAAAAGCTCAATCAATCATTATGAACGCTAAACTAGAAGCTGCGGCCCTAAGAGAAAAAGTTATTGCGGATGCTAAAGAGTTAGCAGAGAACAAGTTGGAAGCAAAACGTGCTGAACTTGCAGTAGATTATGTTGAGTTTAAGCAGTCACTTGCTCAATCTCAAGAAGAGTTGACTAAAGAGCTCATGGCTCAAGTTCCAATGTTTAAAGAAGCTGTTACAGCTAAAATAAGTCAAATATAAGGATGTAATGTGAGTAGAATTTTAGTGTTATTACTAATGGTATCAACTTATGCATTAGCATCTGAAGCAGGTCATGAAAGTACTGATATAGTTCAAAGAACTGTTAACTTTTTATTATTTGCTGGACTTATTTGGTACCTTGTAGCAGAACCGGCAAAAAATTACTTCGCTTCAAGAAGTAATGAAATTGCTGATGAATTAAACAAAGTTCAAGAGAAACTTAAAGAATCTGTAGAACTCAAAAAAGAAGCATTGGCTAAAATATCAGAAGCTGAAAAGTTTGCTGAAGATTTGGCTGCCGCGTCTAAAAAAGAGAACAAGATTTTAAACGACAATATTATGTCTCAATGTGATTCTGATCTTGAAGTTATTGCAAAACAACATGAGACGAAAAAAGATTTTGAAACAAGAAATATGGTTGTAGAAGTTGTTGAAGAAGTTATTTCTGAAACATTGAATCAAAGTTCTGAAATTTTTGATAGAGAAGCTATGGCTAACGTTATTTTAAAGAAGGTGGCATAGTAGATGGAAGAATTAATAGCAAAAAGATATGTTAAAGCCTTAAAAGATGGCGTTGATTTAGCATCTATAGAAGCAATTAGCGATGTTTTTTCTGCTTTATCTGATTCTTTTAAAGATGATAAATTTATCAAAATTGTTACTAACCCAGATGTAACAATTGAAGATAAATCTAATATCTTATTAGAAGCGGTAAAACCAGCAAACTCTGAAAAACTGAATAATTTTGTAAAACTTCTTGTTGAAAACAAAAGAATCGAAGTTATTCCGGCTATTTCAGTTGAGCTAAAAAAAGATATAGCAAACTCAACGAAAACTTATGAAGGTACTGTTTTTAGCGACAGTGAGTTAGATTCAAAAGTTATCAGTGATTTAAGCAGCGGACTTAGTAAAAAGTTTGACTCTACAATAACTCTTAATTTTGTTAAAAATGACTTTAACGGAATTAAAGTTGCAGTAGACGGACTTGGTGTAGAGATTAATTTTTCTAAAGATAGAATTGATAATCAAATTATTCAACATATAATTAAAGCAATTTAACTTCAAGAGAGGAGAAAAATAGTGGTAGCAAAAATCCAAGCTGATGAGATCAGCTCAATAATTAAAGAACGTATCGACAACTTTGAATTAAGTGTTGATATAAATGAAACAGGTAAGATTGTTTCTTATGCTGACGGTGTTGCAAAAGTTTACGGACTAAGCAATGTAATGGCAGGAGAAATGGTTGAATTCGAAGACGGTACTAGAGGTTTAGTAATGAACCTTGAGGAAGCAAGTGTAGGTGTTGTTATCCTTGGTTCTGGTGACAATCTTCGTGAAGGTATGAGTGTTAAGCGTCTTGGTAAACTTCTTCGTGTACCTGTAGGTGATGCTCTTCTTGGTCGTGTAGTTAATGCTCTTGGTGAGCCAATTGACGGTAAAGGTCCAATCGAAGCAACTGAAACTCGTTTCGTTGAAGAAAAAGCTCCTGGTATCATGGAAAGAAAATCTGTACATGAGCCTTTAGCAACTGGTATCAAAGCTATTGATGCACTAGTGCCAATCGGTCGTGGTCAACGTGAGCTTATCATCGGTGATAGACAAACTGGTAAAACTACAGTTGCTGTAGATACTATTATCAACCAAAAAGGTAATGGTGTTGTTTGTGTATACGTAGCAGTAGGTCAAAAAGAATCAACTGTAGCACAAATTGTTCGTCGTTTAGAAGAGCACGGTGCAATGGAATATACAATTATCGTATCTGCAACTGCTGCTGAAGCTGCTGCACTTCAATTCTTAGCTCCATATACTGGTGTTACAATGGGTGAATATTTCCGTGACAATGCTCGTCATGGTCTTATCGTATACGATGATTTATCTAAGCATGCGGTAGCTTACCGTGAAATGTCACTTATCCTTCGTCGTCCTCCAGGTCGTGAAGCATACCCAGGTGATGTTTTCTATGTACACTCTCGTTTACTTGAGCGTGCTGCTAAACTTTCTGATGAAGAGGGTGCAGGTTCTTTAACTGCTCTTCCTATCATTGAGACTCAAGCTGGTGATGTTGCTGCATATATCCCAACTAACGTTATCTCAATTACAGATGGTCAAATCTTCCTAGAAACAGACCTATTCAACTCAGGTGTACGTCCGGCGATTAACGTTGGTCTTTCTGTATCTCGTGTTGGTGGTGCTGCTCAAATTAAAGCTACTAAGCAAGTTGCTGGTACTTTAAGACTTGACCTTGCTCAATACCGTGAGCTTCAAGCATTTGCTCAATTCGCATCTGATCTTGATGAAGTTTCTCGTAAACAACTAGAGCGTGGACAAAGAATGGTAGAGGTACTTAAACAACCACCATACTCTCCACTTTCAGCTGAGAAGCAAGCAGCAATTATTTTCGCTGGTAACGCAGGTTTCTTAGATGATATGGACGCATCAGATGTTGTACGTTTTGAAGCTGAAATGTATCCATTTATTGAAGCATCTTATCCACAAATTTTAGAGAACATTAGCAGCTCTAAGAAAATTGATGATGACACAGATGCATTACTTAAAAAAGCACTTGAAGAGTTCAAAGCTAGCTTTATAGCGTCATAAGGGATACTTAATGGCAAACTTGAAAGATATTCAAAGAAAAATTAAGAGTGTATCAAGCACTCAAAAGACGACACGTGCGATGAAGTTAGTTTCAACGGCTAAACTTCGCCGTGCTGAAGAGCTTGCAAAACGCTCACGTCTTTATGCGGAGAAAATGAATCAGGTTATTGCCGAAATTGCTGGACGCATTAGTTGTAGTAAAGTTGGAGGATTAGACAATCGTTTCTTCGAAACAATTGAAAATCCAAAGATGGTTGACATCGTGTTTATCACTGCGGATAAAGGTTTATGTGGTGGTTTTAATATTCAAACTATTAAAGCTGTAAATAAACTGCTTCGCGAGTATAAAGAACAAAATGTTAAAGTGCGTTTACGTGGAATCGGTAAAAAAGGTATTGAATATTTTAATTACAACGAAGTTGAGATGCTTGACTCTGTTGTAGATTTAAGTTCAAAACCTAACAAAGAAAGATCTGATGATTTTATTGAAACTTCTATCATTGATTTTCAAGAAGGGAAGATAGATGCTTTACATGTAGTATATAACGGGTATAAAAATATGATTACTCAAGAGTT encodes:
- the obgE gene encoding GTPase ObgE, giving the protein MFTDSVELTVSSGKGGMGCVAFRREKFVLNGGPNGGDGGKGGDIWFKCDNNTHTLSHFQRKMHIKADNGRPGEGSNMTGKSGAKKIIIVPPGTQVVDTETGEVLLDLVKDGEEFRFLEGGKGGLGNTHFKSPTNQRPTYAQPGQKGETRSIKLELKLIADVGLVGFPNVGKSTLISTVSNARPEIANYEFTTLTPKLGQVNIGDYESFVMADIPGIIGGAHEGKGLGIQFLRHIERTKTLLFMIDLASYRDLKEQIDVLRQEVAAFSEKLGTSKYAIALTRVDIIAPDDVNELVSSFIKMMDLEPSKHSEFDFDKNLPYYIQETVDETLGYDREKPYFILPISSAINKNIEGLKYALFNLVQSDRKE
- the proB gene encoding glutamate 5-kinase; translation: MKRIVVKVGSAVLTQDGEIALNRMKALVAFLAELKKEHEVILVSSGAVAGGYTKLKLDRSVLANKQALAAIGQPVLLQRYAHKFEKYGIITAQVLVTAANLSRESEIQKIKNTVDTLIANDVIPIVNENDATATEELEVGDNDQLSAYMTKHTNSDMLIILSDIDAYYDKDPRKHDDAQKLKVVHDISEEELTKDVTPNNIFATGGIVTKLKAASYLLNSDIDMFLASGFDLGDVKNFMLEKNHIGGTLFTKGI
- the fmt gene encoding methionyl-tRNA formyltransferase: MNVIFMGTPSYADEILKELIADQEINVVAVYTQPDKPVGRKKVLTPPPVKVTAEQAAIDVYQPTRLRDEETVEELLKIECDYIVVAAYGQILPKAVLEHAPCINLHASILPQYRGASPIQQTLLNGDNKTGVTAMLMDEGLDTGDIIKIEEIEVPADEMVETLFERLTETATSLTIDVLKNFENYPAVKQDESLSTHCTKITKAEGEVIFDDAQVLYNKYRAFTPWPGIYLESGLKLKNLSLVEIESTNDSGKILEVKKESIIVGCTKGSLEIFSVQPQSKKEMSVISYINGQRIGVEDTLS
- a CDS encoding biotin--[acetyl-CoA-carboxylase] ligase, whose product is MKILYLDEVDSTQKYLKKLIQNSTPDLPIAVSSESQTNGIGSRNNSWSGISGNLFLSFALPFKELPNDLKLESASIYFAYLLKETLAESGSKVFIKWPNDFYLNEKKIGGMITTIVEDYLICGVGLNLVAAPQGFEKIDIKIEKKVLLENYFKKVEKKVLWKKVFSKYRLEFHKNNKFFVHVNEKKVSLSNAILEADGSLNIDGERIYSLR
- a CDS encoding ParA family protein gives rise to the protein MSEVIVIANQKGGVGKTTTAVNLAASLAVAEKKVLLIDSDPQANATTSLGFHRNDYEFNIYHVLIGAKKLKDIILKSDLPTLHLAPSNIGLVGIEKEYYDADKARGRELVLKKAIAHVKKDYDYIIIDSPPALGPMTINALSASNSVIIPIQCEFFALEGLAQLLNTIKLVRKSINPKLNIKGFVPTMYSSQNNLSKQVFADLKQHFKGKLFTDDESKYIVVPRNVKLAESPSFGKPAILYDVKSIGSIAYQNLAQAIIK
- a CDS encoding ParB/RepB/Spo0J family partition protein — translated: MKSQKLGRGLDALLGEIDEAYENEGSHRDAILEIPVKSIRPNPYQPRKHFDEDALHELADSIKNDGLIQPIVVKEDDLEGYVLIAGERRFRASKLAKMKEIKAIILNSDEYKMRKFALIENIQREELNSVELAEAYGELLKLHELTHDELSGMIHKSRAHITNTLRLLQLSKKTQKALIEKSISAGHAKVLVGLDDKEQELIVNSIIGQKLSVREVESMIKNRKQNLEKKPTTTEKISYDFSNLQEKFDTFNFNYKTSANKLTIEFSSEDEIREFLSHLS
- a CDS encoding FoF1 ATP synthase subunit B'; translated protein: MLLLATFVVFVSLIAVLNSWLYNPLFGFMDKRDEDIKKDLEKVGSNDAEIAELQAKAQSIIMNAKLEAAALREKVIADAKELAENKLEAKRAELAVDYVEFKQSLAQSQEELTKELMAQVPMFKEAVTAKISQI
- a CDS encoding F0F1 ATP synthase subunit B; this encodes MSRILVLLLMVSTYALASEAGHESTDIVQRTVNFLLFAGLIWYLVAEPAKNYFASRSNEIADELNKVQEKLKESVELKKEALAKISEAEKFAEDLAAASKKENKILNDNIMSQCDSDLEVIAKQHETKKDFETRNMVVEVVEEVISETLNQSSEIFDREAMANVILKKVA
- a CDS encoding F0F1 ATP synthase subunit delta, which produces MEELIAKRYVKALKDGVDLASIEAISDVFSALSDSFKDDKFIKIVTNPDVTIEDKSNILLEAVKPANSEKLNNFVKLLVENKRIEVIPAISVELKKDIANSTKTYEGTVFSDSELDSKVISDLSSGLSKKFDSTITLNFVKNDFNGIKVAVDGLGVEINFSKDRIDNQIIQHIIKAI
- the atpA gene encoding F0F1 ATP synthase subunit alpha, with amino-acid sequence MVAKIQADEISSIIKERIDNFELSVDINETGKIVSYADGVAKVYGLSNVMAGEMVEFEDGTRGLVMNLEEASVGVVILGSGDNLREGMSVKRLGKLLRVPVGDALLGRVVNALGEPIDGKGPIEATETRFVEEKAPGIMERKSVHEPLATGIKAIDALVPIGRGQRELIIGDRQTGKTTVAVDTIINQKGNGVVCVYVAVGQKESTVAQIVRRLEEHGAMEYTIIVSATAAEAAALQFLAPYTGVTMGEYFRDNARHGLIVYDDLSKHAVAYREMSLILRRPPGREAYPGDVFYVHSRLLERAAKLSDEEGAGSLTALPIIETQAGDVAAYIPTNVISITDGQIFLETDLFNSGVRPAINVGLSVSRVGGAAQIKATKQVAGTLRLDLAQYRELQAFAQFASDLDEVSRKQLERGQRMVEVLKQPPYSPLSAEKQAAIIFAGNAGFLDDMDASDVVRFEAEMYPFIEASYPQILENISSSKKIDDDTDALLKKALEEFKASFIAS
- the atpG gene encoding ATP synthase F1 subunit gamma — translated: MANLKDIQRKIKSVSSTQKTTRAMKLVSTAKLRRAEELAKRSRLYAEKMNQVIAEIAGRISCSKVGGLDNRFFETIENPKMVDIVFITADKGLCGGFNIQTIKAVNKLLREYKEQNVKVRLRGIGKKGIEYFNYNEVEMLDSVVDLSSKPNKERSDDFIETSIIDFQEGKIDALHVVYNGYKNMITQELHVNQILPVNSDEFNCEEVQKNSTIEVEAEDEEKMLNSLVSKYVSYNMYYSLIDSVAAEHSARMQAMDTATNNAKEMVKSLNVEFNKARQAAITTELIEIISGVESMK